A single Tenacibaculum sp. 190524A02b DNA region contains:
- a CDS encoding T9SS type A sorting domain-containing protein: MKQITFLLCMLLIPITASWAQWTDLDPNNLPTSNTRDLSFSLDNNNVPYIAYIDGNNTNKLELKKYNGSVWESITIPNLTSVGLPFIKFDSNNTLYLAYTTQFSRIVVLKQNGNTWDTIGSKFDLESGPYFKYSLNFDNSNSPYVAYSDDNDNGYLVVKKFNGTAWGQVGTTLFSERSHKTSKLIFDNNIPYIAYVIDSKPYVKKYNGTTWELIGDTSAYNRVSQIDLQVSNNTPFLAFSYFGSSIFYLLEYNTNSWIDKSFSIGTYHLNLPKINIQDQTPYIFGFTLDINHNFRSSIAQKHNGTSWESFADGLGSIQTLNQYYDTTISNNGESTYIAFIDTSFRLVVKKHSSSTTINSFTGNTNNNWTEASNWSLNHLPTTEEDIEIPSGKTVLLDNIRATINNLTLEGTLIIGLNGLSQLTTNDINYQNGAITMYNQGSIIANGTITGFASIRAFYSKYNGQNLDATKWYLASLPIQGPTVKNVMDFSTLDTTTSTKGNVGFATYNNNATGSSGWSYYKTTSNDLFYNTKGYAIKVSEESSVNYFSSSRHVGDLAPNINCAVNAGSKNNWNLLGNPYYASIPVNSNTGATTTFLSKFSDQLDPSYAAVYFWNPVTASYEVVNNASPAKYIKPMEGYFVMIKNTTNNLPFDKTLLAHEPMAPNRAYNEDINITLTLEEGKLQKQTFIKYLNNATNGLDVGYDAGLFNGDTSKTAIYTKLVSEDKGTPFALQCLAKEAASNSNIPLGIKTEEGKELTIKAHSNNLPKGVRILLEDKETNTITDITDANSSYKVTLTTKESKNRFYLHTTAKSLSTEEIALDKINIVKLDANTLQLKGLKENATVNIYNVQGKLISNEKTTVSNTKVHIPSVATGVYLVTIKTATQQTTQKIIL, encoded by the coding sequence ATGAAACAAATTACATTTTTGCTGTGCATGTTATTAATACCCATCACAGCTTCTTGGGCACAATGGACGGATCTTGATCCCAATAATTTACCAACCTCTAATACTAGAGATCTATCTTTTTCTCTAGATAACAATAACGTTCCTTATATAGCCTATATAGATGGTAACAATACTAATAAGCTTGAATTAAAAAAATACAATGGTTCTGTTTGGGAGAGCATTACAATACCTAATCTAACATCTGTTGGACTTCCTTTTATAAAGTTTGATTCAAACAACACACTTTATTTAGCCTATACAACTCAATTTAGTAGAATAGTTGTTTTAAAACAAAATGGTAATACTTGGGATACCATAGGTAGTAAATTTGATTTAGAATCTGGGCCGTATTTTAAATACTCATTAAATTTTGACAATAGTAATAGTCCTTATGTAGCTTATTCAGATGATAATGATAATGGGTATCTAGTTGTCAAAAAATTTAATGGTACAGCATGGGGACAAGTTGGTACCACTCTATTTTCTGAAAGAAGTCATAAAACTAGTAAATTAATTTTCGACAACAATATTCCATATATAGCCTATGTTATAGATAGTAAACCTTACGTTAAAAAATATAATGGTACAACTTGGGAATTAATCGGAGATACATCGGCTTACAATAGAGTAAGCCAAATTGATTTACAAGTAAGTAATAATACTCCTTTTTTAGCTTTTTCTTATTTTGGATCTTCAATATTTTATTTATTAGAGTACAACACCAATTCATGGATCGATAAATCATTTAGTATAGGTACTTATCATCTTAACCTTCCTAAAATTAATATTCAAGATCAAACACCATATATTTTTGGTTTTACACTAGATATTAATCACAATTTTAGAAGTAGTATTGCTCAAAAACATAATGGAACATCTTGGGAAAGTTTTGCTGATGGTCTTGGTTCTATTCAAACTTTAAATCAGTATTATGATACGACAATTAGTAACAATGGTGAAAGTACCTACATAGCTTTTATAGATACTTCTTTTAGATTAGTTGTAAAAAAACATAGTTCAAGCACTACCATAAACTCTTTTACAGGAAATACCAATAACAATTGGACAGAGGCTAGTAATTGGAGTTTAAATCATTTACCTACAACTGAAGAAGACATTGAAATACCTAGTGGTAAAACCGTGCTTTTAGATAATATACGTGCCACAATAAACAATTTAACGTTAGAAGGTACTTTAATTATTGGGTTAAATGGACTTAGCCAATTAACTACTAATGATATAAACTATCAAAATGGGGCTATTACTATGTACAACCAAGGTTCTATTATAGCTAATGGAACTATAACTGGTTTTGCTAGCATTCGAGCTTTTTATAGTAAATATAATGGACAAAATTTAGATGCTACAAAATGGTACTTGGCTTCTTTACCTATTCAAGGACCAACTGTAAAAAATGTTATGGATTTCTCAACATTAGATACTACAACTAGTACTAAAGGTAATGTTGGTTTTGCCACTTATAACAACAATGCTACAGGAAGTTCAGGTTGGTCTTATTATAAAACTACTTCTAACGATTTGTTTTATAATACAAAAGGATATGCTATTAAAGTTTCAGAAGAAAGTAGTGTTAACTATTTTTCTAGTAGCAGACATGTTGGTGATTTAGCTCCTAATATTAACTGTGCTGTAAACGCTGGTAGTAAAAATAATTGGAATTTATTAGGTAACCCATACTATGCTAGTATTCCTGTTAATAGCAATACAGGTGCTACAACTACATTTTTATCTAAATTTTCAGATCAATTAGATCCTTCTTATGCTGCGGTATATTTCTGGAATCCAGTAACAGCATCTTATGAGGTAGTAAACAATGCTTCTCCTGCCAAATATATTAAACCTATGGAAGGATATTTTGTAATGATTAAAAATACAACGAATAACCTTCCTTTTGATAAAACCTTGTTAGCACATGAACCTATGGCTCCCAATAGAGCTTATAATGAAGACATTAACATTACTCTTACATTAGAAGAAGGTAAACTTCAAAAGCAAACCTTTATTAAATACTTAAACAATGCTACTAACGGTTTAGATGTTGGTTATGACGCAGGACTATTTAATGGAGACACTTCAAAAACAGCCATTTACACTAAGTTAGTTTCTGAAGACAAAGGAACTCCTTTTGCCTTACAATGTTTAGCTAAAGAAGCAGCTAGTAACAGTAACATTCCTCTAGGCATCAAAACAGAAGAAGGTAAAGAACTTACTATTAAAGCTCATAGTAACAACCTCCCTAAAGGTGTTAGAATTTTGTTAGAAGATAAAGAAACGAATACAATTACTGATATAACAGATGCTAATAGCTCTTATAAAGTAACCTTAACTACAAAAGAAAGTAAAAACCGTTTTTATTTACACACAACTGCTAAATCCTTAAGTACTGAAGAAATAGCTTTAGACAAAATAAACATTGTAAAACTTGATGCAAACACCTTACAATTAAAAGGGTTAAAGGAAAATGCTACGGTAAATATTTACAATGTACAAGGTAAGCTTATTAGCAATGAAAAAACTACGGTTAGTAATACAAAAGTTCATATACCATCTGTAGCTACAGGAGTTTATTTAGTAACTATAAAAACAGCTACCCAACAAACTACTCAAAAAATAATACTTTAA
- a CDS encoding LytTR family DNA-binding domain-containing protein: protein MKVVLIDDEKNALLLLATILKETFSEIEEIHTTTDLKEGVKIIHQNTPDIVFLDIEMPNYSGLQILDFFENKKVNFNIVFVTAYNQYALEALKLSAIDYILKPVNINHLIAAVEKCKQRKEEKEIKNKLEKLKKLTLNTLFIEIPNGFVFLSYDEIQYLEADGSYTNIYVKDGNTKVISKTLKFFVEQLEDNDFFFKSHRSYLVNIKYVKEFVKINGGYLTMKDDTIIPLAKTNFKAFSERVKALFG, encoded by the coding sequence ATGAAAGTAGTATTAATTGACGATGAAAAAAATGCACTATTATTATTAGCAACAATTTTAAAAGAAACGTTTTCAGAAATAGAGGAAATACATACTACTACAGACTTAAAAGAAGGGGTGAAAATAATTCATCAAAATACTCCTGATATTGTTTTTTTAGATATAGAAATGCCTAATTATTCTGGATTACAGATATTAGATTTTTTTGAGAACAAAAAAGTAAACTTCAATATAGTTTTTGTTACAGCATACAATCAATATGCTTTAGAAGCTTTGAAACTTTCTGCTATAGATTATATTTTAAAACCAGTTAACATAAACCACCTTATTGCAGCTGTGGAAAAATGTAAACAAAGAAAAGAAGAGAAAGAAATAAAGAATAAGTTAGAGAAGTTAAAAAAACTCACATTAAACACTTTATTTATAGAGATACCTAATGGCTTTGTTTTTCTTTCCTATGATGAGATTCAATATTTAGAAGCTGATGGTTCCTACACGAATATTTATGTAAAAGACGGTAATACAAAAGTAATTTCAAAAACACTGAAGTTTTTTGTAGAACAACTAGAAGATAACGACTTCTTTTTTAAATCTCATAGATCTTACTTAGTGAATATAAAATATGTAAAAGAGTTTGTTAAAATAAATGGAGGATACTTAACTATGAAAGATGATACTATAATTCCACTAGCTAAAACTAACTTTAAAGCTTTTTCAGAGAGAGTTAAAGCTCTATTCGGGTAA
- a CDS encoding leucine-rich repeat domain-containing protein, with protein sequence MKKITLWLFFIAIASVAQNTYVPDDNFEQYLIDEGYDAGPLDNYVTTAKIANITTLELYGKGITDLTGIEDFTSLAILRISDSNAYINVLDISKNTGLEYLRISYSNLNAIDLSKSTQLIDISFSYCPNLKTIDIGNNTQLTKFYAYRMSIKTIDTSNNSNLNELNLIYTPIENLDISTNNNLKKLNLFDTEVSDLSLSNNANLTELDLTYTPLTTIDISKNVNLTKLGVSGCNINTIDISKNILLKDLDLDENNLTTIDISKNIALEKLSATENKLTAIDVSKNLNLEHIQLEKNQITAIDISKNSQLKKLRLFLNKLTSFDATNNPNLEEIFLRSNQLTSVNIKNGNNTNLKTGEYDLNFDSNPNLTCIQVDDETYSNANWSERKDESTVFSEDCNALIAYTQIPDTNFEQALIDAGYDSGSIDGKVPTDNIKAVTSLLLYNKNIENLTGIEDFEALQVLSIAENKLINIDLSKNIALKSLTSFNNQITNIDLSKNINLESIVLTNNLLTTIDLSKNTNLTSLYLSKNKLTNLDVSNNNKLKEIYCSENLLTSLNLTNTTLLELLVLDKNQLTTVNVSNNTLLKSINLGYNQLTNIDVSNNTKLTSLNISNNQLTTLDVSKNTVLNSIFLSNNKLTSANLKNTNNNNIANIWITGNPDLTCIEVDDKAYSDANWTSKKDTTAEFRESCASIAYTQIPDANFEQALIDAGYDSGAIDGKVPTDNINTITKLDVSKKEIKDLTGIEDFIELTDLKAPDNQIVNLDITNNLKLTSLLVFRNALTSLDVSKNTKLTQLSISSNQVKNFDVSNNTLLTLLYVNDNELRNLYVSKNTLLEVLNFSSNMIENIDISQNAKLKTLYANSNLLTNLELSKNIEIKELHLANNKLTHLDASNNNKLAQFYVNSNQLSSLNIKNGNNKNLLFETNWYISFENNPDLTCIQVDDATISNTSWENFKDATATYSENCATASVNEFDTINFSIYPNPVKGNLTINTTETLKKVIIYNLQGSKVLVANHKKINVNELSKGIYLIKAVTQTNKIVTKKFVKQ encoded by the coding sequence ATGAAAAAAATTACTTTATGGCTATTTTTTATAGCTATTGCTTCCGTAGCGCAAAACACTTATGTTCCAGATGATAATTTTGAACAATATTTAATAGATGAAGGATATGACGCTGGTCCTTTAGACAACTATGTTACTACTGCTAAAATAGCGAACATAACAACACTTGAATTATATGGTAAAGGAATCACAGATTTAACAGGTATTGAAGATTTTACAAGTTTAGCTATTTTACGTATTAGTGATTCTAACGCTTATATAAATGTACTAGATATTAGCAAAAACACGGGACTAGAATACTTAAGAATTAGTTATAGTAATCTTAACGCTATTGATCTAAGCAAGAGCACTCAATTAATAGATATTTCATTTTCTTATTGTCCTAATTTAAAAACTATTGATATTGGCAACAATACCCAACTAACAAAATTCTATGCCTATAGAATGTCTATAAAAACTATAGATACTAGTAACAATAGTAACTTAAATGAATTAAATCTCATTTATACTCCTATTGAGAATTTAGATATAAGTACAAATAACAATTTAAAAAAACTTAATCTATTTGATACTGAAGTTAGTGATTTAAGTCTTAGTAATAATGCTAACCTTACTGAGTTAGACCTAACTTATACTCCACTTACTACTATTGATATTTCTAAAAATGTTAACTTAACAAAACTAGGTGTTTCTGGTTGTAATATAAATACCATTGACATTTCTAAAAACATACTGCTAAAAGATTTAGATTTAGATGAAAATAATTTAACTACTATTGATATTTCTAAAAATATTGCTTTAGAAAAACTAAGCGCTACTGAAAACAAATTAACAGCTATTGATGTTTCTAAAAACTTAAATTTAGAACACATACAATTGGAAAAAAACCAAATTACAGCTATTGATATTTCTAAAAATAGTCAATTAAAAAAACTAAGATTATTTCTTAATAAACTAACTAGTTTTGATGCTACTAATAATCCTAACCTAGAAGAAATATTTTTAAGAAGTAATCAATTAACTTCCGTAAACATTAAAAACGGAAATAACACGAATTTAAAAACTGGGGAGTATGACTTGAATTTTGATAGTAACCCTAATTTAACTTGTATTCAAGTAGATGATGAAACCTATAGTAATGCAAACTGGTCAGAAAGAAAAGATGAATCAACCGTTTTTAGTGAAGATTGTAATGCTTTAATAGCTTACACGCAAATTCCAGACACTAATTTTGAACAGGCTTTAATTGATGCGGGTTATGATTCTGGTAGCATTGATGGAAAAGTGCCTACAGATAATATTAAAGCAGTTACCTCTTTACTTTTATATAATAAAAATATTGAAAACTTAACAGGTATTGAAGATTTTGAGGCATTACAAGTTTTATCTATAGCCGAAAACAAACTAATTAATATCGATTTATCTAAAAACATAGCATTAAAAAGTTTAACAAGCTTTAATAATCAAATAACTAATATTGATTTATCTAAAAACATTAATTTAGAATCTATAGTCCTAACCAACAACCTATTAACCACTATAGACCTTTCTAAAAACACCAACTTGACAAGTTTATACTTATCTAAAAATAAGTTAACTAACTTAGATGTATCTAACAATAATAAACTAAAAGAAATATATTGTAGTGAAAATTTATTAACTAGTTTAAATCTTACCAATACTACTTTATTAGAGTTACTAGTGTTAGATAAAAACCAATTAACTACTGTTAATGTTAGTAATAACACTTTACTAAAAAGTATTAATCTTGGATATAACCAGTTAACCAATATAGATGTTTCTAACAATACTAAGTTAACTTCATTAAATATATCCAACAATCAATTAACTACTCTTGATGTTAGTAAAAATACAGTTTTGAATAGTATCTTTTTATCTAATAATAAATTAACAAGTGCTAACTTAAAAAATACAAACAACAACAATATTGCAAATATTTGGATTACTGGCAACCCTGATTTAACCTGTATTGAAGTAGATGACAAAGCGTATAGTGATGCAAATTGGACTAGTAAAAAAGATACTACTGCTGAGTTTAGAGAAAGTTGTGCTTCTATTGCTTATACGCAAATTCCAGACGCCAATTTTGAACAGGCTTTAATTGATGCGGGTTATGATTCTGGTGCTATTGATGGAAAAGTACCTACAGATAATATTAATACCATTACTAAACTAGATGTTAGTAAGAAAGAAATTAAAGATTTAACAGGTATTGAAGATTTTATCGAATTAACAGACCTTAAAGCCCCAGACAATCAAATAGTTAACTTAGATATTACTAACAATCTAAAACTTACAAGTCTTTTAGTATTTCGTAATGCTTTAACCAGTTTAGATGTTTCTAAAAACACAAAACTTACTCAATTAAGCATTAGTTCTAATCAAGTTAAAAACTTTGATGTTTCTAACAATACTTTGTTAACACTTTTATATGTAAATGATAATGAGCTAAGAAACTTATATGTTTCTAAAAATACATTATTAGAAGTATTAAACTTTAGTAGTAATATGATTGAAAATATAGACATTAGTCAAAATGCTAAACTAAAGACTCTTTATGCTAATAGTAATTTACTAACTAACTTAGAACTAAGCAAAAACATAGAAATTAAAGAGTTACATCTTGCCAATAATAAATTAACCCACCTAGATGCATCCAATAATAACAAGCTAGCCCAATTTTATGTAAATAGTAATCAACTTAGCTCTTTAAACATTAAAAATGGGAACAATAAAAATTTACTTTTTGAAACCAATTGGTATATAAGCTTTGAAAACAACCCTGATTTAACTTGTATTCAAGTAGATGATGCCACTATTAGTAATACGAGTTGGGAAAACTTTAAAGATGCTACCGCTACCTATAGTGAAAACTGTGCCACAGCTTCTGTAAATGAATTTGATACCATTAATTTTAGTATATATCCTAATCCTGTAAAGGGTAACTTAACTATTAATACTACGGAAACACTTAAAAAAGTAATTATATACAACTTACAAGGAAGTAAAGTATTAGTAGCAAACCATAAAAAAATTAATGTAAATGAATTATCTAAAGGAATTTATCTTATTAAAGCAGTAACTCAAACAAACAAAATAGTTACTAAAAAGTTTGTGAAACAGTAG
- a CDS encoding T9SS type A sorting domain-containing protein: protein MKLKLHVFVLISILLRGVIIYGQNFRQLGGDIGSSASGRIAVNNNGDRVVFRNGTTILVYELNSSEQWVQLGSNVNEPDLIGPNPMMNAIGNRFIVGSQFTNGGGNENAGQAKIFELNASNQWVQLGGDLNGDAAEDRFASDFSISNDGTRIAISAPFSDSNGEDSGLVRVFQLNASNQWEQLGTDIVGGIRQQLGRKMSMNGLGNRIAVSIPFGNQVLVYELNASNQWVKLGNTIAEKAGSLAISDDGDTLILGNQASGSNGLSNNGQVKIFELNAANNWVQVGSSIEGEVNEERIGRSVSINNNGTKIVFSSRFLPNTPIKVFQKNISNEWEQVGTTLSASTDAVQMNGTGDRIVFSAENRTANVFEFSNDVPISIAPSVPSLIEDTVSVDLGDDIEVKDINGNDQTVTFTVTGGTLTLGSTGITFGGDGNGSASFTAQGTLTAINSALDVATFTPTSNLSGTNVANISFVTNNGIFDSNTASTTFSITSVNDAPSFNIPYVSDNNLENRPRVASIVKDINDGDEEAVQNLTFNVSNDNNSLFTVQPTIDATTGKLSYTTASGAYGKAVLTITLQDDGGTSNGGVDTSAAQTFNINVSLINRAPTFDLPTNPNLTITEDTGAQVVNGFAKNMDDGNPDKIQRVNFRVLNNNNELFSIQPDIDEDTGNLTYTPATNINGVATITVTLIDSGGTGAGGVDTSEEKTFTITVTPDNDILWDGDTNTSWTENANWENNIVPSNTKDIVIPNATNLPVIESGFTRNMNDLAIESLAGLTVNAGGSAIINGDFDSSGTVVVKSGNSGNGVFIVKGTANGMVTYERDRLIANEWSMISAPVIGQSIKEFVENPANDIRINTTVTPNRYAVAYYDDSKPAGTKWVYYTTDDLATNHITFEKGRGYIISRKTNGTVTFTGTLETENVRKSLVASQWNAIGNPYTALIPGNNNSANFITDNLNDLDPAYVGFYTWDNNQKKYVANLRSTATKSIVPGQGFFVKMRAGRTSVIFAEIRRNTQALLGGVFSRSTNEENIILSATTNNRTVQTTINFRDNSSLGLDPGYDAGNFDGASFDIFTRLANGSSNTNFTVQSLPNSEYKNLVIPVGVKAVADSEVIFSIASSNIPKGVEVYMEDKKTNSFTKLDSQNTFKVTFKESVNDTGRFYLHAKSNEFNNLDLTAKEINIYNSNTTITVEGISANEFDFTLYNTLGATVYNKTYTGKRKRIISIPSLETGMYIVHVVTVEGTKSKKIFVNK, encoded by the coding sequence ATGAAATTAAAACTACATGTATTCGTATTAATTTCCATACTATTACGGGGGGTAATAATTTATGGACAAAATTTTAGACAATTAGGAGGGGATATTGGTAGCTCAGCATCAGGAAGGATAGCTGTAAACAATAATGGAGATAGAGTTGTTTTCCGAAATGGAACAACAATATTGGTTTATGAATTAAACTCAAGTGAACAATGGGTACAACTTGGAAGTAATGTAAATGAACCGGATTTAATAGGACCTAATCCAATGATGAATGCTATAGGAAATCGTTTTATTGTAGGATCTCAATTTACAAATGGAGGAGGAAATGAAAATGCTGGTCAAGCTAAAATTTTTGAATTAAACGCAAGTAATCAATGGGTGCAGCTTGGAGGAGATCTTAATGGTGATGCTGCTGAAGATAGATTTGCAAGTGATTTTTCTATAAGTAATGATGGAACAAGAATTGCTATAAGTGCACCATTTAGTGATAGTAATGGAGAAGATTCTGGATTGGTACGTGTATTCCAATTAAATGCAAGTAATCAATGGGAGCAACTTGGTACAGACATTGTTGGAGGAATACGTCAACAGTTAGGAAGAAAAATGAGTATGAATGGTTTAGGTAACAGAATTGCCGTGAGCATACCATTTGGTAACCAAGTATTGGTATATGAGTTAAATGCAAGTAATCAATGGGTAAAATTAGGAAATACAATTGCAGAAAAAGCAGGTTCTTTAGCTATTAGTGATGACGGAGATACGCTAATTTTAGGCAATCAAGCGTCAGGGAGCAATGGTTTAAGTAATAATGGTCAAGTAAAAATATTCGAATTAAATGCTGCTAATAATTGGGTTCAAGTTGGAAGTAGTATTGAAGGGGAAGTAAATGAAGAAAGAATAGGAAGGTCTGTATCTATAAATAATAATGGAACTAAAATAGTTTTTAGTTCTAGGTTTCTTCCTAATACACCTATAAAAGTTTTTCAGAAAAATATTAGCAATGAATGGGAACAAGTTGGTACTACGTTGAGTGCTTCAACAGACGCTGTCCAAATGAATGGAACTGGAGATAGAATAGTATTTAGTGCTGAGAACAGAACTGCAAATGTTTTTGAATTTTCAAATGATGTTCCTATTTCAATAGCTCCTAGTGTTCCTTCTTTAATAGAAGATACTGTAAGTGTAGATCTCGGAGATGATATTGAAGTTAAGGATATAAATGGGAATGATCAAACGGTTACATTTACAGTAACTGGAGGTACTTTAACATTAGGTAGTACAGGAATTACTTTTGGAGGAGATGGTAATGGATCAGCAAGTTTTACAGCTCAAGGAACTTTAACAGCTATTAACTCAGCATTAGATGTAGCAACGTTTACTCCTACTTCAAATTTAAGTGGTACAAATGTCGCTAATATTTCATTTGTAACTAATAATGGAATTTTTGATTCTAATACAGCGTCTACTACATTTAGTATTACTTCTGTTAACGATGCTCCAAGCTTTAATATTCCTTATGTATCTGATAATAACTTAGAAAATAGACCAAGGGTAGCAAGTATTGTAAAGGATATAAATGATGGAGATGAAGAAGCGGTACAAAACTTAACGTTTAATGTATCAAATGATAATAACTCTTTATTTACAGTACAACCCACTATAGATGCAACAACAGGAAAATTAAGTTACACTACAGCATCTGGGGCTTATGGAAAAGCTGTTTTAACAATTACGTTACAAGATGATGGAGGAACCTCAAATGGAGGTGTAGATACTTCAGCAGCACAAACATTTAATATTAATGTATCTCTTATAAATAGGGCACCAACCTTTGATTTACCAACAAATCCAAATTTAACTATTACAGAAGACACAGGAGCACAAGTAGTGAATGGATTTGCTAAGAATATGGACGATGGTAACCCTGACAAAATTCAAAGAGTAAATTTTAGAGTTTTAAATAACAATAATGAATTGTTTAGTATTCAACCAGATATAGATGAAGATACAGGTAATTTAACGTATACTCCTGCAACTAATATAAATGGAGTAGCTACGATTACGGTAACTCTTATTGATAGTGGAGGAACAGGTGCTGGAGGTGTAGACACTTCTGAAGAAAAAACGTTTACAATTACAGTTACACCAGATAATGATATTTTATGGGATGGAGATACAAATACTTCATGGACTGAGAATGCAAACTGGGAAAATAATATAGTACCTTCAAACACAAAAGATATCGTAATTCCCAATGCAACTAACTTGCCAGTAATAGAAAGTGGCTTTACAAGAAACATGAATGATTTAGCTATTGAAAGTTTAGCTGGGTTAACTGTAAATGCAGGAGGAAGTGCAATTATTAATGGTGATTTTGATAGTAGTGGAACAGTCGTTGTTAAATCTGGAAATTCTGGTAATGGTGTTTTTATTGTTAAGGGTACAGCTAATGGTATGGTAACTTATGAACGTGATCGATTGATAGCAAACGAATGGAGTATGATATCGGCTCCTGTAATAGGTCAAAGTATTAAAGAATTTGTTGAAAACCCAGCCAATGATATTCGTATTAATACTACAGTAACTCCAAACCGTTATGCAGTAGCATATTATGATGATAGTAAGCCAGCTGGAACAAAATGGGTATACTACACAACTGATGATTTAGCTACAAATCATATCACTTTTGAAAAAGGAAGAGGATATATTATTTCTAGAAAAACTAATGGAACAGTAACATTTACTGGAACTTTAGAAACAGAGAATGTAAGGAAATCTTTAGTAGCTTCTCAATGGAATGCTATTGGTAACCCTTATACAGCACTCATACCTGGTAATAATAATTCGGCTAACTTTATTACTGATAATTTAAATGATTTAGATCCTGCATATGTTGGGTTTTATACATGGGATAATAACCAGAAAAAATATGTAGCAAATTTACGATCTACAGCAACAAAATCTATTGTGCCTGGACAAGGTTTCTTCGTGAAAATGAGAGCAGGAAGAACTTCTGTAATATTTGCAGAAATTAGAAGGAATACTCAAGCTTTGCTTGGAGGTGTATTTTCAAGAAGTACGAATGAAGAAAATATTATATTATCTGCCACTACAAATAATAGAACTGTACAAACTACTATTAACTTTAGAGATAATTCCTCATTAGGATTAGATCCAGGTTATGATGCTGGAAATTTTGATGGAGCTTCGTTTGATATCTTTACACGCTTAGCAAATGGTTCTTCTAATACCAATTTCACAGTACAATCATTACCTAATTCAGAATATAAAAATTTAGTAATTCCTGTTGGTGTTAAAGCAGTAGCAGACTCTGAGGTTATCTTTTCAATAGCATCATCAAATATACCAAAAGGAGTAGAAGTGTATATGGAAGATAAGAAAACAAATTCTTTTACAAAGTTAGATAGTCAAAATACATTTAAAGTGACTTTTAAAGAAAGTGTTAATGATACCGGTAGATTTTATTTACATGCAAAATCAAATGAATTTAACAACTTAGATTTAACGGCTAAAGAAATTAATATATATAATTCAAATACAACAATAACAGTTGAAGGTATATCGGCAAACGAATTTGATTTTACATTATATAATACACTTGGAGCTACTGTATATAATAAAACCTATACAGGGAAAAGAAAGCGTATAATTTCTATTCCTTCATTAGAAACAGGAATGTATATTGTTCATGTGGTAACAGTTGAAGGTACAAAGAGTAAGAAAATTTTTGTTAATAAATAA